The DNA window CCCCATCCCCCAGTCCATCTCCCTTATCGGAGGCACAAGAAGTTATGGAAGCATCCAAGTTCGAACTCGGCTCAATCGATCGCGCTGAAGAGACTCTCGCCTCGGTCGATGAAGGACTACCCGAGCTGCCCGAAGGATATGGCGAGAGTCGCATCGTCTTATTGCCCCGCGACCCGCAGTGGTCTTACACCTATTGGGATATTCCCAACGAGCACAAGGAAGAACTCCGCCGTCAAGGCGGCCAGCAACTGGCATTACGTCTTTACGATGTGACCGATGTCAGTCTGGATTTCCAGTCCCCCCATAGCGTTCAAGAATATCTAGTCGACGAGCTGGCGCGGGAGTGGTATTTGCCAATTCCGGTTAGCGATCGCGACTATGTCGTCGAGATTGGCTATCGCTGCGCAGATGGTCGCTGGTTGGTGTTGGCGCGATCCACCCCGGTTCATACACCGCCGGTTTACCCCTCTGATTGGGTCGAGGACACCTTTATCACTGTTGACTGGGAGCAAGACTTGCGCGGTCAGACGCTCTACGGGCTGGTTCCACCTCGCCAACGAGCGGGCAACGCCTACGGTCGGGTTCACGACGAGATTTTCGAGATGACAGAGTCGGTCGAAGCCCAGCGAGTGGCCGGCTCCCTCTACGGCTCGATGCAGCAAGCCCCGAGTTCTGCGGTCAGCTCTTATGTCTTCCCCTCAGGGGTTGGCATGTGGGCGTCGGGTGCTGGTGCAGTTGGCGTGCCGACCATGTCAGGTTTGAGCGGCATGACTATGTCCGGAGTCGGTGCAGTTGGCGTGCCGACCATGTCGGGCGTGAGCGGCGTGATGTCGGGTGTTGGGATGAGCGGTATGACTCTTTCCGGTGTCGGTATGGGTTTAGCCGGCATGACCATGTCGGGCGCGAGCGGCATGACCATGTCCGGTGTCGGCATGATGTCGGGTGTCGGCATGTTCTCTGCATCGGCAGCCCCCGTGCGTCCGCGTCAGTTCTGGTTAGTTGCAGATGCAGAGCTTATCGTCTATGGTGCAACGGAGCCAGATGCAACGGTCACGATCGGCGGTCGCCCGATCAAGCTCAATCCAGACGGCACGTTCCGCTTCCAGATGTCTTTCCAGGACGGTCTCATTGACTATCCGATCATGGCGGTGGCGGCTGACGGCGAGCAGACGCGCTCTATTCATATGAAGTTCGAGCGCGAAACACCGTCGCGCAACACCAATACGAAGGAAGACGCCGTGCTGGAGTGGATGGGTTGATCGTCCCCTGAAAAGTTCTCGCTACGTTCTCTAAAAAAAACACCCCTGGCTTCAGCCAGGGGTGTTTTTTTAGATGTAATACGTAAACGGCTTACCATGACACAAACTCCAGAGATTTTTACAAAATGTATGGTCAAATCGAGGTTCCCACAGGCTTGGAGCAAATTGTTTTCGATAAATTTCGAGAAGTTGTCTCACTCTCTTCTGTCGCTCCTGGTGTTTAAAACGTGAATGTCCTGACCGTTAAGCAACTGGAATGCGAGCTCGCCGCCAAGACATTTGCTAGCATCAGCGTCCGAGTCGGTTTGGAACCCCCTCGCAGCCACCAGGAACAGTCGCGCGCGATCGCTCTCCACACCAGGCACAGCAGTAGTAACGCTGTTCCTCACTCAGTCCCTGCGCGCCGGTAAAGTCAGCATTTTCGACCACGGCACCCGTAAACTCACCGGAATGATAGTCCGGCAGGAGGGCGCGGCTGCGCGGGGTCGCGTCCTCCAAGCGTCCGTAGAACAGACGCGCGCTCCGTAAGTTGGCATCGGCCAAGCATGCTTCAAACAGCACGGACCGCGACAGATTCGCCCGATAGAGGTCGCATCCGCGGAGATTCGCTCGAACGGCATTCGCCTCGCTTAACTCTACCCAGCGCAAATCCGAGCCGGCCAAATCCGAACCGGCAAGCATCACGCCCAAATCAACGACGCGCACTCCACCTTCGCGATCCTCAGCGTAGCCGCCGCGACCGTCGAGAATCGGACGTCCGAGATGGCCGTCTCGCCGGAGTGGCGTTAGCAGCTTCGACTGCGAAAGAAACCGCAACACCTTTGCCTTGCCCCGAGCATCCACACTACTTAAAATTGCGGCCGTACGGCCCTCTGCAAACACCCGCTCCTGCGGCCAGTCTTCGAGCAAACCCTCATCACTTAATGCCAGATCGGATATGCCTTGGAAGTAGGAATCGATGGTTTGCTGTTGCGTAATGAGATTTTGCTGAATGGTGAGGTCGCGCGAAATCACGTATTGCCGCCAGGCTACATATACTGCCAGCACCGCGATCGCGATCTGCCCGAACGCTCCTACCCAGTCTGCCCAGGAACCGAACTCGTCCCACGCCACCCGGTCGAGCCATCGATCGGTTGCCAAGAGCGCGCCCGAATACTTCAGCAGGCCCGCAAGTGCCGCTATTGCAGCAATCCACGCAAGCACCACGTTGCGTGCATTAGGTGCCAGCGATTGCTGCAGCCACTGCCGCCCGATCGGCACCAGTGTTCTCGAGGCGATCGTTGTTAGCAACAGCGTACCGACCACACCTAGCCACGGCCAATTCAAACACCATCCCAATACGAGGACGCCCGTACTACCGAGTAGTCGCTGGACCGGCGACAAGCGCGATGCAGAAGAGATCGGCGCGCTCTCGGGGGGCTTGCCATCATCTGGATCGTCCGGTAGGTGTTGAAGAGGTACCGCTGGCGGTGGACTCGATTCAGATTGTTCGCTAGTACTCATGACCATTCCACGTGTAGCTGCTTATTCGCGAGGCAATCGCTTTAATGCCATCGGATAAATCTCACTGGAGTCGTCTCGCAAGCAGACTAGAATAGAGCCTAACGCGCTCGCGTATGAGGTTTGTGAACCGTGCTTCTACTGCAACGCTTTCTTACGGTTGGCTGTGCCCTTGGGGTCGGTACATCGGTTTGGCTGATCGACAGCGTTCGTTCTGCTAGCGCCCAATTGACTGACGGAACCCTGACCGGTCAACAGGATAGTGAGTTCGGTTCTTTAGACGGTCCTGAAGGTCTCAATCCTATAGACCTTCTTCACCGTTCCCGCCTCAGTAATGGTCGGTCGCTCCAAGATTTCTCCAATGACAGCGAACGCAGTCTCAACAACGCGAGCTCCGATTTCCGCCAGCAGCAGCAGCAGCAACTGCGCCAGACCGAACAATCTGCTAGCGACACCGAGCCAGATGTGGGGCTTTAACCGATAAACTGCCTTCCGAGCAAGTCGTTAGTGAGTCGGCTGGTTGCGGTTCTGGGGTAGGTATCGGTTGTGTCGTCTATCCCAGAGAGAAGTTTGCCCTTGACTGAGGGCTGGCATAAATCAACCGCATAATTTTGTGCATTGACTCTAACTTTGATGAATTTCGCGGTGCCTTCCCTTCGGCAGGACTATGCCGGGTTTCGGGAGCGGTCGCTCCATGCGAAGGGCTCACAACCGAGGCACCTAGCAACACGGGTAAACTGCAATCCCGGTGCAGCAGATCT is part of the Rubidibacter lacunae KORDI 51-2 genome and encodes:
- a CDS encoding pentapeptide repeat-containing protein encodes the protein MSTSEQSESSPPPAVPLQHLPDDPDDGKPPESAPISSASRLSPVQRLLGSTGVLVLGWCLNWPWLGVVGTLLLTTIASRTLVPIGRQWLQQSLAPNARNVVLAWIAAIAALAGLLKYSGALLATDRWLDRVAWDEFGSWADWVGAFGQIAIAVLAVYVAWRQYVISRDLTIQQNLITQQQTIDSYFQGISDLALSDEGLLEDWPQERVFAEGRTAAILSSVDARGKAKVLRFLSQSKLLTPLRRDGHLGRPILDGRGGYAEDREGGVRVVDLGVMLAGSDLAGSDLRWVELSEANAVRANLRGCDLYRANLSRSVLFEACLADANLRSARLFYGRLEDATPRSRALLPDYHSGEFTGAVVENADFTGAQGLSEEQRYYCCAWCGERSRATVPGGCEGVPNRLGR
- a CDS encoding DUF4912 domain-containing protein, which translates into the protein MAKERPLLEEMTLRQLRKVASECNISRYSRMRKAQLLAAIQAVERDRRRAPSPSPSPLSEAQEVMEASKFELGSIDRAEETLASVDEGLPELPEGYGESRIVLLPRDPQWSYTYWDIPNEHKEELRRQGGQQLALRLYDVTDVSLDFQSPHSVQEYLVDELAREWYLPIPVSDRDYVVEIGYRCADGRWLVLARSTPVHTPPVYPSDWVEDTFITVDWEQDLRGQTLYGLVPPRQRAGNAYGRVHDEIFEMTESVEAQRVAGSLYGSMQQAPSSAVSSYVFPSGVGMWASGAGAVGVPTMSGLSGMTMSGVGAVGVPTMSGVSGVMSGVGMSGMTLSGVGMGLAGMTMSGASGMTMSGVGMMSGVGMFSASAAPVRPRQFWLVADAELIVYGATEPDATVTIGGRPIKLNPDGTFRFQMSFQDGLIDYPIMAVAADGEQTRSIHMKFERETPSRNTNTKEDAVLEWMG